One window of Vitis riparia cultivar Riparia Gloire de Montpellier isolate 1030 chromosome 5, EGFV_Vit.rip_1.0, whole genome shotgun sequence genomic DNA carries:
- the LOC117913804 gene encoding uncharacterized protein LOC117913804: protein MERGVILSYPQCSIVILLQPHSYPLTNPNLHLHLSQKPNFSSHLRFSHRRWDSNAETFRTQRSQFNFRDTADEDDDDDDDESQEMDPGSALLEEVIDSFWIFKVFRSYGWMLPLIIISVLLTTGPKAFLMALALPLGQSVLSLAFKKFWGMTQNSPKRRVRTKKKPFASTPGNVVMDDEEQEKSKGSRKRKMGYQSWVAGNGVSVDKDVQAAPKFGGWDELDGREEFGAGSMQRRSARTAGSSQRTPVKGKLSWGGRKGDTPLLLRLLIAVFPFLGSWTKML, encoded by the exons ATGGAGAGAGGCGTCATCCTCTCATATCCACAATGTTCCATCGTCATCCTACTTCAGCCTCACTCATACCCACTCACGAACCCTAATTTACATTTACATCTCTCTCAAAAACCTAATTTCTCCTCTCACCTTCGCTTCTCCCACCGCCGATGGGATTCCAATGCCGAGACCTTCCGCACTCAAAGATCACAATTCAACTTTCGGGACACTGCCGACGAggacgacgacgacgacgacgacgagTCCCAGGAGATGGACCCAGGGTCTGCGCTTTTGGAGGAAGTCATTGATAGTTTTTGGATTTTCAAG GTATTCAGATCCTATGGTTGGATGCTTCCACTTATCATCATATCAGTCCTGCTAACAACTGGCCCAAAAGCTTTCCTTATGGCATTAGCACTTCCCCTTGGGCAGTCCGTCCTTTCTCTGGCATTCAAGAAGTTTTGGGGTATGACACAAAACAGCCCAAAACGTAGAGTCAGGACCAAGAAGAAACCATTTGCCAGCACTCCAGGTAATGTTGTTATGGATGATGAAGAACAAGAGAAAAGTAAAGGTAGCCGAAAAAGAAAGATGGGGTATCAATCATGGGTAGCTGGAAATGGTGTTTCTGTTGATAAGGATGTCCAAGCTGCACCCAAGTTTGGCGGATGGGATGAGCTGGATGGAAGAGAAGAGTTTGGAGCAGGATCAATGCAGAGGAGGTCAGCCCGAACAGCAGGCAGCTCACAAAGGACACCAGTGAAGGGCAAATTGAGTTGGGGAGGAAGGAAAGGGGACACCCCCTTATTGTTAAGATTGCTGATAgctgtttttccatttttgggtTCATGGACTAAGATGCTCTAG